A DNA window from Impatiens glandulifera chromosome 7, dImpGla2.1, whole genome shotgun sequence contains the following coding sequences:
- the LOC124909958 gene encoding probable jasmonic acid carboxyl methyltransferase 2 has product MLESFKIADLGCSSGPNTLLFVSEIIDTINKLSKQNSNKTQEISVILNDLTKNDFNNIFSALPSFYELLKKNHGYEFSRKCFISGVAASFYERLVPCKSLHFVHSSYCLHWLSQVPENLENKEHIYMSKTRDPNVFNAYKNQFYKDFSSFLTHRSHEILPTGRMVLTLVGRESPDPSEDDGCHVIELLAQSLLDVVSQGLIKQEDIDSFNLPVYHPCKDEVKEIIHNENSFDLEKLEVFECDWNPHDNDYGDGDYNYKFDKKQRGEIVANSVRSIIEPTLVPHFGELVLDNVFKSYEERAIDHFETGKAKYINLIICLKKK; this is encoded by the exons ATGTTAGAGAGTTTCAAAATTGCGGATCTTGGATGTAGTTCTGGACCCAACACACTTCTATTTGTGTCGGAGATTATCGACACCATCAATAAGTTGTCCAAGCAAAATAGTAACAAAACTCAAGAGATATCGGTCATTTTGAATGATCTGACCAAAAACGacttcaataatatatttagtgCACTCCCATCATTTTACGAGTTACTCAAGAAGAACCATGGATATGAATTTAGTCGAAAGTGTTTCATTTCTGGTGTGGCGGCGTCGTTTTATGAGAGGTTGGTTCCATGCAAAAGCTTACACTTTGTGCACTCTTCTTATTGTCTTCACTGGCTCTCTCAG GTGCCAGAAAATCTAGAGAACAAAGAACATATCTACATGTCAAAAACTCGAGATCCTAATGTCTTCAATGCATATAAGAATCAATTTTATAAggatttctcttcttttctaaCTCATAGGTCACATGAAATTCTACCTACGGGTAGAATGGTTCTTACATTAGTCGGAAGGGAGAGTCCTGACCCATCTGAAGACGATGGTTGTCACGTTATTGAATTATTAGCTCAATCACTTCTCGACGTGGTTTCtcag ggGCTTATTAAACAAGAAGACATTGATTCATTCAATTTGCCTGTTTATCACCCATGTAAGGATGAAGTGAAGGAAATCATTCATAATGAAAATTCCTTTGATCTTGAAAAGCTAGAGGTTTTTGAGTGTGATTGGAACCCTCATGATAACGATTATGGAGATGGTGATTACAATTACAAGTTTGACAAAAAACAAAGAGGAGAAATTGTAGCAAATTCAGTTAGATCGATTATAGAACCTACATTGGTGCCTCATTTCGGAGAACTTGTATTGGACAATGTGTTCAAAAGTTACGAAGAACGCGCAATCGATCATTTTGAAACGGGGAAAGCAAAGTACATCAATCTTATCATTTGCTTGAAGAAGAAATGA